Genomic DNA from Nitratidesulfovibrio vulgaris str. Hildenborough:
CGGGAAGGGAATGGAACGGTTCCACCAACGATGTTCCTTTGAGGGAACATGTTCCTGTTCGGGTACGCAGTCTGAAGGAACCTGAGCCCATCCTCGCTCCTGCCATGGCTTTGTGGTAGCGATAGGCCAAGGTGTATGACGGGATGTGAAGGTGGGCCTTCGTACAGCGGCATCCGGTGCAGGGTGTCACGGGACACCGGGCGGTAGACCGGGTGCGGAATCTCGCCGGAACACGTTGCAGGCCGCATCACGCCAGCCTTCACGGGCATGACCTGAAGCCCCGCACCGTCCTGTTTCGAAGCCGTCACACAGGAGCGTTGCATGAAGAAACGCCTTTTCGTTCTCCTTGTTCTTTTGGGTGTGGCGAGCGCTGCGGGGTGGTACGTGACCCGGCATGCGCCCGGAGATGGCCCGGAAGTGCTGCATGGGAACATCGACCATCGGCAGGTGGACCTCGCCTTCAAGGATGCAGAACGTGTGTCCACGGTGCAAGTGGACGAGGGTGACGCCGTTGCCGCCGGGGATGTGGTCGCCACGCTGGAAACGGAGCGCCTCGACCTTGAGATTGCCCGTTCCCGTGCCACGGTGCGGGCACAAGAGGCCGTCCTCGCCCGTCTTGAAGCCGGGTCCCGCCCGCAGGAGATTCGCCGTGCGGAGGCCGACGTGGCGGCGGCGGCAGCCGATGCGGTCAATGCCCGTGCCGTTCATGCGCGCATGGCCGCGTTGCTCGCCGTCGGGGGGGTGGCCCCGCAGGATGAGGAGAACGCCCGTGCCGCGCGTGATGTGGCCGAGGGCCGCGCCGCGCAGGCCAGGGCCCAACTCGCGCTGGTGCGCGAGGGGCCGCGTTCCGAAGACATCGATGAGGCGCGGGCCGCACTGGCGGCGCGCCGTCAGGAACTGGCGGTGCTCGAGCGGCGGCGTGTGGAGAGCGTGCTCGTCGCCCCCACGGCGGGTGTGGTGCGCAAGCGCCTTCTCGAACCGGGCGATATGGCTGCCCCGTCGCGCCCGGTGTGCACCATCGACCTCACCGGGGTGAAGTGGGTGCGGGTCTTCGTGCCGGAGTCCATGCTTGCGACCATGGTCCCGGGGCGCGCGGCGGAGGTGTCCGTCGACGGCGCACCGGGCAAGGTCTTCGCGGGCAGGGTGGCCCATGTGGCCGCGTCTGCCGAATTCACGCCCCGCAATGTGGAGACGCCTGAACTGCGCACATCGCTGGTGTACGAGGTGCGGGTGCTCGTGGATGACCCGGGAGGGCTGCTGCGACTCGGCATGCCCGCCACGGTACGGCTGGTGTCCCTCGCTCCTTCTGCAGCCTCTTCGGGTGGAGACGTGAACGCCTCCGACAGCGGGCCACTTGCGAGCAACAGGTCACGTGCGATGCCGCACAGGGGGGACGCTGGCCAGAGCGCTGCTGCGGCGAGCGGTGCGGCGCATGGCGGGGGGCACGATTCGTGACCCGTCGTCAGGGCCACGGCAAGGCACATGAAGTCCCTCGCGCGGTGTGCACGGTGCAAGGCGAAGGGGCTGCGCTCCTGTGCCGGGGGCTGGTTCGGGGCTTCGGTTCCGGCAAGGCGCGTGTCCGTGCCCTTGATGGTGTCACCGTATCACTCGCGAGAGGCACGGTGACAGGCCTCGTGGGGCCGGATGGCGCTGGCAAGACCACGCTCTTGCGCATCGCCGCCGGGTTGCTGGTCCCTGACGAGGGCGAGATGACCGTGCTCGGTCATGATGCTGTGCGTGACCCGCTCGCCATCCAGTCGCGCATCGGCTACATGCCGCAGCGTTTCGGCCTGTACGAAGACCTCACCGTGGCCGAGAATCTCACCCTCTACGCCGACCTGCAAGGCGTGACGTACGAAGCGCGTAAGCGTCGCTGGCCGCATCTCATGCGCCTGACGGGGCTGGCCCCCTTCATGGACAGGCTGGCTGGCAGGCTTTCGGGCGGTATGAAGCAGAAGCTGGGCCTCGCCTGCACGCTGGTGAAGTCGCCCGACATGCTGCTTCTCGATGAACCCACCGTAGGGGTCGACCCCCTGTCGCGCCGTGAGTTGTGGAACATCGTCCATGGTCTCGTCCGGGAGGACGGCATCACGGTACTCGTCAGCACTGCCTATCTCGACGAGGCGGAGATGTGCGACCGGGTGCTGGTGCTGGCCGGGGGAAGGGTGTTGGGTGACGCCCAGCCCGCAGACTACCTCAAGGGTCTTGCGGGATGCGCCTTTGCCGTCGCACCAGACGGGAGGCCCCCCCGCGAGGTGCAGCACGGACTGTACGGTGTGCCGGGCGTGCTGGATGCGACGGTGCGGGACGGCCGCGTGCACCTGCTGTGCGCGACGCCCCGGACTGTGGAGAGTCTACCGGGTGACGGCCCGTTCATGCCCCGTCCGTTACGTTTCGAGGACGGTTTCATGGCCCTCTTCCGACGCCGCAGGGCCGACGGCGAGACGCCATCTGCTCCCGACGCCGCAGGGGAGGGGCAGAACCTCACCCATGTCGCACCCGCCGAGGCCGACGTCTCTGGTGCTCTTGGTGCGTCAGGCGCGTCGGGTGGGGTGGCAGGGCGAGTCGGAAGGGCAGGGCCGGACATGTTGGAGGGGCGGGATGACCTTCGTACGGTCACACCTCCACCCGTCGGAGACGGAGATGGGGCCTCGTCGTCGGCATCGCGCCCTGTGGTGCTGGCATCCTCTGGGAATGACACGGTGACGGGGCACTCCAGTGAAGGGGCGCACCCGCATGCCGTGCCGGGACCTGCCCTTGTGGAGGTGCGCGGTCTCGAACGGCGTTTCGGGGCGTTCCGTGCCGTGCATGACGTCTCGTTCGATGTGCGGCAGGGTGAGGTGTTCGGCCTGCTGGGGCCCAACGGCGCGGGCAAGAGCACCACCTTCAGGATGTTGTGCGGCCTGTTGCCGCCCACGGCGGGAACGCTGCGTGTGGGCGGGGTCGACCTGCGTACGGCGGCGGCCGAGGCACGCAGGCAGGTGGGGTATGTGGCGCAGCGGTTCTCGCAATATGGCGGGCTTTCGGTGCGCGAGAACCTCGACTTCTACGCCGGGGCCTACGGGCTGCGGGGGGCGCGTCGCAACGAGCGCATCCTCTGGGCGCTGGAGGAGATGGGGCTGGCCCCGTGGCGGGATACCGCAGCGGGGACGCTGCCGCTTGGGCACAGGCAACGCCTTGCGCTGGCGTGTGCGCTGCTGCACGAACCGCGCATCCTTTTTCTGGACGAGGTGACCTCGGGCGTGGACCCTCTGGCGCGCCGCGCTTTCTGGCGTCGTATCACGGGGCTTGCGCGGGACGGGGTCACCATCATCGTCACGACACATTTTCTGGAAGAGGCGGAGTACTGCGACAGGCTGGCAGTGCTGGCAGGGGGTGAACTGCTGGCGCTGGGGACACCCGACGACGTACGCGCGCTTGGCGGCGGAACGTCCATCGAGGAGGCGTTCATCACGCTGGTGGAACGCCGTCGTGCGTCGCCGCAGGGTGGGGCGCCAGCCGGGGAATCCACCTCGGGGGACGCCGCTGTTGTTCCGGACTCTCTTGGTCTTGAGGGGCCGCAAGGGGAGACGACGGGCCTGTCGTCCTCTCCGGGGACGTCTCCGGAGACGTCCCCGGCACGGTTGTCACCACCTTCGCACGATGACGCGCCGTCTTTCACGGTATGTCCGGCATCGTCGCGTCCGGGACCGTCGCATCCGGGACCGTCCGTTGACGGCGCGGTGTGTCCTGCCATGGAAGGGGCGGGAGGGGCTGAACGGGCTGAGCGGGCCGCGACACGTGCGAAGGACGATGTCTCGCCGTTGCAGGCCTATCTGATGCGGATGCGCGGGCTGCTGGTGAAGGAGGCGTTGCAGATTGTGCGCGACCCCAGCAGCATAGCCATCGCCCTCGTCATGCCCGTGGTGCTGCTTCTGCTCTTCGGCTACGGCGTAAGCCTCGACGCGCGCAACATCCCCGTGGCGGTGGTGCTGGACGAGCGCAGCGACGAGGCCGAGTCGCTGGCTGCGCGCTTCCTTTCGGGAACCACCTTCAAGGGGGCGGTGTACCGGGATGCGGCGGCGGCCCTCGAGGATTTCCGTCAGCGACGAGTGGAGGCCATGGTGCGTGTCCCCGAAGGGTTCGCCCGCGGTCTGCAAGCGGGAGGCACCCCGGTGGTGCAGCTGGTGGTCAACGGTGTGGACGCCAACAGGGCGCGCCTCGTGATGGGCTACGTGAACGGGGCATGGCAGGGGTGGCTTGCCTCGCGGGCGACGGGCAGGCCCGGCTACCCGTCGATGGTCACGATGCAGGATGACGGCACCCCGCTGCGGGGAGGGCCGCCCGTGAACGTCAGTGCGCGCGTGTGGTTCAACCCCGAGGCTGAAAGCCGCAACTACCTCGTGCCGGGGCTGGTGGTGCTGGTGATGACGCTCATCGGGACACTGCTCACGGCACTGGTCATGGCCCGCGAGTGGGAACGGGGGACGATGGAGGCGCTGCTGGTGACCCCGGTGCGCATCGGCGAGTTGCTGGTGGGCAAGCTGCTGCCCTACTTCGTACTCGGCATGGCGGGTATGGGGCTGTGCACCTCGTTGGCATTGTGGCTGTTCGACGTGCCATTGAGGGGCTCGGCACTCGTGCTGCTTGGCATGGCCTCGCTCTTTCTTCTGGCGGCACTGGGGATGGGGCTGCTCATCTCCGTGCTGGCGCGGAACCAGTTCGTCGCCGGACAGGCTGCCATCCTTGTGGCGTTCCTCCCGGCCTTCTTCCTGTCGGGTTTCATCTTCGACCTCGCAGCGGCCCCCGCGCCCATCCGTGCCGTGTCGCACCTCATCGCAGCGCGGTATTTCGCCTCGTCACTCAAGACCATCTTCCTCGCGGGCGACGTCACGGCGGTGCTGCTGCCCGACGCATTGGCGCTTGCCATCCTCGCCACCGTGCTGCTGGGCCTTGCGCGGCGGCGCATGCACAAAAGGCTGGAGTAGGGCATGGAGACGCTCGTCCGCATCATGGCGCTCATCCGCAAGGAGTTCCTCGCCCTGTTCAAGGACAGGCGCAGTCGCGTGGTGGTGATCATCCCTCCGCTCATCCAGACCATCGTGTTCGGGTACGCGGCCACCTTCGATGTGGAGAGGGTGCCCTGCGCCGTCATGGACGAGGACAGGAGTGGTGCGTCGCGCGAACTTCTGGCGCGGCTTGAGGGTTCACGCGCCTTCCGCGTGGCCCTCGTCGCCACGGACGCCCGCATGATGGCGGATGCCGTGGACAGGGGGGAGGTGGTCATGGCCCTGCGCATCCCGCAGGGGTTCGAGCGCGCCGTGCACTCCGGCGCGGTGACCGTGCAGGCGGTGGTGGACGGGCGCAACTCCAACACGGGCACGCTGGCGGTCAACTACCTCCAGACCGTGGTGGCGGGATACAACGAGACGGTGCTGCACCGCATCTCCGGGGCAGGGCCTCCGGCGAATCTGGTGATGCGGGCGTGGTACAACCCCAACCTGCTCAGCCGCTGGTTCTTCGTACCGGGCATCCTCGCCATGGTCACGCTGGTGGTCACGCTGCTGGTGACGGCGCTGTCGGTGGCGCGGGAACGTGAACAGGGCACCTTCGACCAGTTGCTGGTGGCCCCGTACCGCCCTGCGGAGGTGCTGGTCGGCAAGGCGGTGCCCGGCATGGTCATCGGCCTCGTGGAGGTGACGGGCATCCTGTGCCTTGCGGTCTACTGGTTCGACGTGCCCATGCGGGGCAGCCTTCTCACGCTGTATGCGGGGCTGGGGCTCTTTCTCTTCTCGGTCGTGGGCGTGGGGCTCATGGTCTCGTCGCTGGCGGCGACCATGCAGCAGGGGTTGCTGGGAACCTTCCTGTTCACCATGCCCGCCGTCATCCTCTCCGGCTTCGCCACGCCCGTTGCCAACATGGCGGACGGGGTGCGGCAGATGACGGTGGTGAACCCCTTGCGCTACATCCTCGTCATCATCCGTTCGGTGTTCCTCGAAGGGGCCGACGCGGCGGTGCTGGCCCGTGAACTATGGCCGCTTGCCGCCATCGGCCTTTTCTGCATGACCGTGGCGACATGGCTGTTCAGGCGCAGGGTCTACTAGGTGACCGACGCCGTTGGCGTATCCCCGCGCCGTTGACCCTCGCTTGTTCGTCATGTGCGGTGTATGGCATCGCAACAGACCCCATCAGGCCCCGACAGGCACCGGAAGACACCGACACAGGCGTCATCAGGTGCCCTAAGGTGCCATCGGGTTTTATCGGGCGTTACCGCGAGGCCGTGGTGCATCGAAACATCTCGGCGGTAACGACCGGATAGCTACTCTCGTGGTTCGACCGCGCCAGAAACGCCTGATACGCCGGGTGCGCCGGGCAGTCCTTCGCGTGCGAGTTGCAGCCCGAGGGCAAGCAGCACGGGCCCAAGCAGGAGCCCCATGGGGCCGAAGGCTGCAAGACCGCAGATGATGGCAAGGAATATCAGTGCGATGGGGGCTTCGATGCCTGTCTTCAGGAAGATGGGCCGCAGGATGTTGTCCGACCCCGAGACGATGATGGCACTCCACAGCACGAGACCGATGGCCGCCGTGGTCTTGCCTGCGAACCACAGCCACGCACAGGCGGGAATCCACACCGCCATGGTGCCCACCACGGGGATGGGCGCCACCATCGCGGCGATGAATCCCCAGAATGCCGCTTGCGGTACGCCCGCCACGGCGAAGCCGATGCCGCACAGCACGCCCTGTATGGCGGCCACAAGGACCACGCCCGCCAGCACACCCACCACAGCCCCCCTGAAGGCCGTGACGCAACGGTCGAGCATCGCGCGGGGCATGGGCAGCAACGCCAGCGCGAAGCGCTGGATGTGCCGGGCGTAGGCGGTGAACACGAAGATGAGCATCAGCACGATGAAGCCCTGAAGCACGGCGTTGAGCGCACCGCCCGCAAGGCCCACCCCTCCCGCCAGCGCCGTCCGCGCCGCGGTGCCGAGGATGCCCGCCGCATTGCGTGCAAGCCCGCGCAGACCCCCCTCCAGCCCCGGCAGGTCGCGTAGCCGTGCGTCGATGTCATCCACAAGTTGTTGGGCCTCAGGGCTGGTGAACCAGTTCGATTCGCGCAGACCGTCGAGTACGGCAAGGCCCTGCACCGCCTGCGGTGCGGCGAGGCTGCCCACCACCGCCACCGGGATGACGAGGCACATGCCTGCCAGCGCCGTGGTGAGACCGGCGGCCACCAGCGGGCCGCGCCACGCTTCCAGACGTCTGCTCAAGGGGCGGAAGGCACAGGCAAGGCAGGCGGCAAAGAACAGCGCCTTGAGAAACGACGAGAACAGGGCCGCACCGGCGGCGAAGGCGGCCAGCAGAAGCCAGCGTGTGGACATGGGGTATCCCCTGCGTTTGAGGTGGGAGAGGTCGACGCAATACGCGTCATACAGCACGAGGGTTGCGCGTGTCCACTTGCGGACGTAGCAGCCGGGTTATCTTTCCGGCGCAGTATCCCGGGAGTCGCTCCTCTCCGGTTGTCACGGTTGGCGAATATATCCTTGCTTGTGTCACAAAAGCTCTGTAGGTACAGGAGGATGGGCATTAGATTCTAACGGTGGATCCCATCGCCGTGGAGGTTGCATGGGGCTGGATACGCGCTACAGGGCCATCTTCAAGTCGTTACCGCAGCCGGCGTTTGTCATCGACGGCCGGCGACGGATTCTCGATTGCAACGGGGCGGCTGTGCGGATGCTGGGCGTTGCGCCCTCGTGCCATATCGGCGACAGGCTCGAAACCTGCCTGCCGGGGCTCGAACCGGATGAGCTTGCGCCATGCGGGCCCACGGAGTTCGAGCGCAGATGGAACATGCACGGTGAAGAAAGGCATTT
This window encodes:
- a CDS encoding ABC transporter permease, which produces METLVRIMALIRKEFLALFKDRRSRVVVIIPPLIQTIVFGYAATFDVERVPCAVMDEDRSGASRELLARLEGSRAFRVALVATDARMMADAVDRGEVVMALRIPQGFERAVHSGAVTVQAVVDGRNSNTGTLAVNYLQTVVAGYNETVLHRISGAGPPANLVMRAWYNPNLLSRWFFVPGILAMVTLVVTLLVTALSVAREREQGTFDQLLVAPYRPAEVLVGKAVPGMVIGLVEVTGILCLAVYWFDVPMRGSLLTLYAGLGLFLFSVVGVGLMVSSLAATMQQGLLGTFLFTMPAVILSGFATPVANMADGVRQMTVVNPLRYILVIIRSVFLEGADAAVLARELWPLAAIGLFCMTVATWLFRRRVY
- a CDS encoding ATP-binding cassette domain-containing protein, whose amino-acid sequence is MTRRQGHGKAHEVPRAVCTVQGEGAALLCRGLVRGFGSGKARVRALDGVTVSLARGTVTGLVGPDGAGKTTLLRIAAGLLVPDEGEMTVLGHDAVRDPLAIQSRIGYMPQRFGLYEDLTVAENLTLYADLQGVTYEARKRRWPHLMRLTGLAPFMDRLAGRLSGGMKQKLGLACTLVKSPDMLLLDEPTVGVDPLSRRELWNIVHGLVREDGITVLVSTAYLDEAEMCDRVLVLAGGRVLGDAQPADYLKGLAGCAFAVAPDGRPPREVQHGLYGVPGVLDATVRDGRVHLLCATPRTVESLPGDGPFMPRPLRFEDGFMALFRRRRADGETPSAPDAAGEGQNLTHVAPAEADVSGALGASGASGGVAGRVGRAGPDMLEGRDDLRTVTPPPVGDGDGASSSASRPVVLASSGNDTVTGHSSEGAHPHAVPGPALVEVRGLERRFGAFRAVHDVSFDVRQGEVFGLLGPNGAGKSTTFRMLCGLLPPTAGTLRVGGVDLRTAAAEARRQVGYVAQRFSQYGGLSVRENLDFYAGAYGLRGARRNERILWALEEMGLAPWRDTAAGTLPLGHRQRLALACALLHEPRILFLDEVTSGVDPLARRAFWRRITGLARDGVTIIVTTHFLEEAEYCDRLAVLAGGELLALGTPDDVRALGGGTSIEEAFITLVERRRASPQGGAPAGESTSGDAAVVPDSLGLEGPQGETTGLSSSPGTSPETSPARLSPPSHDDAPSFTVCPASSRPGPSHPGPSVDGAVCPAMEGAGGAERAERAATRAKDDVSPLQAYLMRMRGLLVKEALQIVRDPSSIAIALVMPVVLLLLFGYGVSLDARNIPVAVVLDERSDEAESLAARFLSGTTFKGAVYRDAAAALEDFRQRRVEAMVRVPEGFARGLQAGGTPVVQLVVNGVDANRARLVMGYVNGAWQGWLASRATGRPGYPSMVTMQDDGTPLRGGPPVNVSARVWFNPEAESRNYLVPGLVVLVMTLIGTLLTALVMAREWERGTMEALLVTPVRIGELLVGKLLPYFVLGMAGMGLCTSLALWLFDVPLRGSALVLLGMASLFLLAALGMGLLISVLARNQFVAGQAAILVAFLPAFFLSGFIFDLAAAPAPIRAVSHLIAARYFASSLKTIFLAGDVTAVLLPDALALAILATVLLGLARRRMHKRLE
- a CDS encoding AI-2E family transporter; this encodes MSTRWLLLAAFAAGAALFSSFLKALFFAACLACAFRPLSRRLEAWRGPLVAAGLTTALAGMCLVIPVAVVGSLAAPQAVQGLAVLDGLRESNWFTSPEAQQLVDDIDARLRDLPGLEGGLRGLARNAAGILGTAARTALAGGVGLAGGALNAVLQGFIVLMLIFVFTAYARHIQRFALALLPMPRAMLDRCVTAFRGAVVGVLAGVVLVAAIQGVLCGIGFAVAGVPQAAFWGFIAAMVAPIPVVGTMAVWIPACAWLWFAGKTTAAIGLVLWSAIIVSGSDNILRPIFLKTGIEAPIALIFLAIICGLAAFGPMGLLLGPVLLALGLQLAREGLPGAPGVSGVSGAVEPRE
- a CDS encoding efflux RND transporter periplasmic adaptor subunit, coding for MKKRLFVLLVLLGVASAAGWYVTRHAPGDGPEVLHGNIDHRQVDLAFKDAERVSTVQVDEGDAVAAGDVVATLETERLDLEIARSRATVRAQEAVLARLEAGSRPQEIRRAEADVAAAAADAVNARAVHARMAALLAVGGVAPQDEENARAARDVAEGRAAQARAQLALVREGPRSEDIDEARAALAARRQELAVLERRRVESVLVAPTAGVVRKRLLEPGDMAAPSRPVCTIDLTGVKWVRVFVPESMLATMVPGRAAEVSVDGAPGKVFAGRVAHVAASAEFTPRNVETPELRTSLVYEVRVLVDDPGGLLRLGMPATVRLVSLAPSAASSGGDVNASDSGPLASNRSRAMPHRGDAGQSAAAASGAAHGGGHDS